DNA sequence from the Lycium barbarum isolate Lr01 chromosome 5, ASM1917538v2, whole genome shotgun sequence genome:
TGTTCCCTGAAGCCCAAATTCAACATTTACCTAGAGCTCACTCGGACCATTGTCCGTTACTTCTAACACTCCGACACCCACCAAGAGACAATAAAATTTTTCGCTTTGAAACAATCTGGACTACCCATCCAGAATTTATACATATTGTGCATCAACATTGGGCTGGTAATCACGATATTTTTTCTGCAATACATAATTTTACAGAAACTGTACTTGCTTGGGATACAAATACTTTTGGCAATATTTTTCGAAAAAAAGGGCTACTTCTAGCCCGATTAAATGGCATTCAGTGCTCCACTAGTTATCCTACGAGCTATTTCCTACAAAATCTCGAAAGAGAACTAACTGATGAATATAATCATATACTACTGTTAGAAGAACAATTTTGGAAATTAAAGTCGCGCATTTCTTGGCTTATCGAAGGTGACGCTAACACTCGCTTTTTTCACATGTCCACACTACAACGTCGTAGGAAAAATCGTATTACGGCCCTTAAAGATAGTGGGGGGAACTGGTGTTATGACCACACACAAATCAAAAATACTATAACCACTTACTTTCACCAACTATACACTACTGACCATATCTCCTCACCTAAAGTCAATCCCTCCGCGTCATTCACTGGCCTAACCAGTGAGGATGCTAACCATATTAATAGTGCTCTTTCCAACAATGAGGTACGTCATGCTTTACATTCGTTTAAACCCCTTAAAGCCCCGGGCCCGGATGGACTGCACCCTCTGTTCTTTCAAAAATACTGGAATTAAACTGGTTCCTCTACTCTAGCCTTCTGTCAGAAAGTTTTTCGTACTAAATGCATTCCCTCCACTGTGAACCAAACATTCTTATGCCTCATACCTAAAAACCAGAATGCTAACCATCCAAGTCACTTTCGTCCGATTAGTTTATGCAATACTTCATACAAACTAGTTACAAAAATTATAGTAAATCGTATTAAACCATACCTTCACCAGCTCATACGTCCAACTCAGACCAGTTTCCAACCCAATAAAAGAGCAGCGGATAACGCAATTATTGTTCAAGAAATCATGCTCAAATTTGCTAAGATGAAAGGTAAGACTTCATCAATGCTTATGAAACTAGACCTGGAAAAGACTTTCGATAGACTAGAATGGACTTTTATACGTGATACTCTCTTCTACTTTAATTTTCCACGTGATATCATCCAGTTAATTACGTCTTGTGTCACTACGTCCTCCATATCAATCTTACACAATGGAGCCAACACCAAATTCTTTACCCCAACACGAGGACTTCGCCAAGGAGATCCCCTTTCTCCCTACTTATTTATATTATGTATGGAAATGCTCTCCCGTAGAATCAACCTAGCAGTAGACTATAAGCTCTGGTCTCCTATCCAATTGTCTCCTAAGGGCCCTCAACTATCCCACATGTTTTTTGCTGATAACATAATTCTAACTGCAAAAATAAATGTCTTAGCCGCCACACCATTGTTGATGTCCTTAATGATTTCACTTCCATTTCCGGACAGAAAATTAATTTTCAAAAATCACGTATTTTCTTCTCAAATAACTGCTCCCTGAATGATAAAATTTTTATCCTATCATCTTTTAATATAGCTGAGGGAAGAGAGTTTGGAAAGTATTTAGGATTTCCCATTTTACAGTATAAACCTCGAATGAAAGATTACCAATTCCTTATGGATAATTTCAAAAATCGACTAGCAGGTTCGAAAACAAAAAATTTTAACCATGGCAGGGAGAGCTACACTTATCATATCTACTCTCAACTCCCTCCCCAATCACCTCATGCAATATCATCTCCTCCCGTCCACTTTAATAAAAAGACTCGAACGTTACCAACGAAGCTTTCTTTGGGGAACCACTCAATCAAAAAGGAAGCTACATCTCCTCAAATGGAATCTTATCACTAGACCGAAACAAGACGGGGGGCTAGGGATTCAGAATCTACAAATCAAAAACCAAGCTCTTCTATCACAATAAGAAATCTCTCTGGGTTCAAACCCTTTAGCAAGAAATATCTTCTTAATCAACCTACTTGCCCTCGCTCGGCTTCTTACATTTGGAAAAATATTCTCTTAGGATGGGACCACTGCCTATAAAATGAAATTTAGGGACAGGTTCCTTAATCAAATTTTGGACCGATCCTTGGATTGATAATGACTTAACTCTTATCAAAACACTTCAAGGGCCTCTACCGGATCATGAATATAATGCACCTGTCTCCAAGTATATTAAACATAATTCCTGGGATTTAAACGATATCCCATACCTGATTCCACAACGCCTCCTAACTCTCATCTCTAAAATACACATTCCTGTGATACAATCATATGGAATCTTAATAATACACTCTTTTACTACTTAGTTACCATTTTCAAAAAATACACTCTTTTACTACTTCCTCTATCTACCACGCCATTCTCTCCAAACAAAACATAAATACACCTCAATCTGATAAGTACTCATGGCTTTGGAAACTACACATTCCTCCAAAGTTGAAAACTTTCTTATGGCTCTGTAGTCACAATAGGCTTCCTACTAATAGCTATCTCAATCATATTGGCATACTAAATTCTCCCTACTGTCCCCACTGTCCCACACATATTGAATCCTTAAAACACATTTTCCTGAACTGTTCTAAGACTAACCATCTTTGGGAACAATTGGGCATCACAAACCTGATTACAACATACAGTACAAACCAGCTACACCCATTCCAATGGATCCGAAAAATTACGCAACTCAACTCCTATCTGTCAGGATCCATCATTCCCTTCTCAGTCATGATTTCTTTCATGCTTTGGCTTCTCTGGTTACAACGTAATAACTTTATTTTTCACCATCAACATCAGAACTTAACAATGGATAACATTAAACAACGAACTTCGGAGTTTTTTACCTCACTCAATCAAAATCTGTCAAAAACCTTACTACCATAAATGTACATTGGACTCCCCCTCCCCTGGACTTCTTAAAATTAAATACAGAAGGAGCTTACACTCACTCTCGACAAGGTAATGGGTACGGTGGAGTCTTTCGCGACTCAAATGGTAATTGGATTTTTGGTTTCGCTGGACTTTCTACTCACACAAATATTTTTAATAGTGAACTATCTGCATTATATAAAGGCTTAGAAATTGCAGTGCAAAGGAACTTCCACAAGTTGGCTATCTCACTTGACGCCAGGGAAATGGTTATACAACTCACGTCACACACCTTACACACTAACAATTTGCTCCATGATTGCAGGTCCCTCATGCAGAAGCTGGTTAACCCAACGGTCTCTCACTCATACAGGGAAACTAATAGCGTAGCAGATAGATTAGCTAGTTATGGTAGCCAACTATGCCCTCCCACAACCATGTTGTATTTTGAAGAACCACCACCTTTCCTCACAGCCCTTCTCCAGCAGGATGCCGCAGGCGATCCACTTCCTCGTCGTATCAACACCAGCCATGGGAATACTCTCCCAGACTTACCTTGTAAGCAGCAGTATTGTACTAGTAGCAgctctaccccccccccccccccccccttttgtaCTCATACTTCCTCAGGAAGTTCTCCCCCTTATAGTTTGGATAGTAGTAGCAGTAGCTTTCCTTCTGTCTTTCACAATACTAGTAATAGTTGTTGTTTTTCACTTCCATGTAATATATCCGTACATACGTGTATGGACCCCCCTGTATGAGCCTCTTTAATTAAATATCAGTATCtgtttgacccaaaaaaaaaatatgtgaaAAGGAATACCTCAGATACAAGACGATTATTGTAGTATGAACTCCAAGGCTGAGGCTCCAAAATAAAGACACCACCCTGTTACCAAAAATACAGTCAAGTGTTATTCAGCAAGTGATCCCCAGTACccattttcatgattttttttctGCTCACAGGGAGATGCTTCCCTATTAGAAGTAAATATTACCGGTGAAAGAAGCCTCCAGACTTTCGAAAATAAAGTTATTAGTCCCTCATCACCCCAGTTTAAATGCACCCACTTTGACACGCTTAAACTGcatcaaaagaaattcaattgaTTATGCACACGTACATGGAATTAAAACAAAATCTCCTAGCACCTAATTCTATAGAAATTCACAATAAGAAAAGCGAACATGCTTTACATTACTCTTTCTTTAGATTACATGACTTATGAGATACAGAAAGGCAGAAACCGGGTCTAAAAGGAAAGAACACTTACCAAGTAATTGTATCATAAGATGTATTTTCCCCTGGATGCCAATTCTGAACAAAATTCCCCTTCTTGAAAGAGACTATGTCAAACAAGTCTGCCTCTTGCAAATGATGAGATTCTGTACAATCGGTCCTTGCCCTTTTCTTAGGAGATTCTGCCACATGGTTTTTAATACCATTTAAATTCTTAGATTCTTCCAATTTGGCAACCCCTGCAGGCGCTGCTTTAGTACTCTTCACTGTTTTCCTGAGAGTCCAATAGGCATCCTGAATTCTTGCTGGAACGAGTCAACAGAGATAATCAAAGCTATAAACTAAATCCAACAGCTCTAAGTTAAATGCTAAATCCATCAGATACGCATTACTTAAGATGACCACTTGGATAACAAAACATGAAATTGTCTGCAACTATGGCAATAAGTCGGAAAAGAGATCAAGAGACCAAATTTATGCAATAAGGGGGAAAAGAAATTAAAGAGCGATAGTATGACACAATAATCCAACCACAGATTAAAGAGCCAATTGCACAGGAAAAATAAACAAAATGCACTATATGCGTTAAAAAAACAAAAGCAAATTCTCTTTTGACTATGCGTTTCTAATTATGACTTGTCCATGAAAGTAATATATGCAGTTTACTGGTTGCATGAAACGCTGTTGCATATTAATCAGTTCCTCATGCTAGAATCAACAACATGTGAACCACATATATAGACAAATGAAAAGTTCAAATACTCACCATCATCAATATCAATTCCAAGGATGCTTCGGCAACTAAACTTTTGCGCTGTGATAAAAGAAAAGTTAAActgatattaaaaaaaattaagaaaagggAAATGCATAATATCTATTGATGGACAATGTTTCAGGGATTATCAATCAAAAGGCACATATGCAAGTAAAAGTAAGGTGAAATCCAAATTCAGAATCAGATACGCAATTAAAAAAGTTGTACCAATGGCGATTGTTATCACTCCACTGTTACACCCAATGTCAAGACAATCCTTGCCTTCAAACCATTCCTTCTTCATAGCTTTTAACCTTGGATCTTCCTCCGAATCCTGACCTAACTGTGCACAAAAAAATCAAACAGTGAGAGTCCAATTAAAAGGGAACAAAACAAAGAGAGATTCTGACACTGCAGTAAGATTTTCTCAAAGATACGGAGGCAATAGAAACCTAAATTTCGCTGGAGATGATGTCCCTTCTGTTAGATTAGATTCATACAAGTCTTACAGATAGTAATATGTAGGAAGTGAGCAGAAAATAGATAAGAGCTTCAACCTCCCGctacccacaaaaaaaaaa
Encoded proteins:
- the LOC132640652 gene encoding probable RNA methyltransferase At5g51130 — translated: MKQHQQNKGNLVTTTTTQKKKRKEVAVFGNYRNYYGYRLGQDSEEDPRLKAMKKEWFEGKDCLDIGCNSGVITIAIAQKFSCRSILGIDIDDARIQDAYWTLRKTVKSTKAAPAGVAKLEESKNLNGIKNHVAESPKKRARTDCTESHHLQEADLFDIVSFKKGNFVQNWHPGENTSYDTITCLSVSKWVHLNWGDEGLITLFSKVWRLLSPGGVFILEPQPWSSYYNNRLVSETTKVNYQEIKIRPEDFQDILLDKIGFRMVEDITSSASGRKAGFNRPIFAFWK